The sequence below is a genomic window from Peromyscus maniculatus bairdii isolate BWxNUB_F1_BW_parent chromosome 17, HU_Pman_BW_mat_3.1, whole genome shotgun sequence.
ATATGCCCACTTGCTGTCACCCAGGCCATCTTCCTGGGGACCAAGCcctcaaatctctctctcccaGTTCCCCTCAGGACACAAAAAAGAAGCTTTCAGGGCCCCCACATGCAAGGCTGGAGGAGGGTTCCTCTGAGCCTGGCCCTTGGGACGATACCAGCAGCCAGGGTAAGTTCATGGGGGCCTGGTGGGTATAAGGCCTGGACTTGGGCCAGCCTGACTGACCTATTCTCACCCAGGGATGCCAGGCCCCACTCCAGGCAGTGATGTGGACAGTGTAGGTGGTGGTCATGAATCCCAGTCTCTGGATTCCCCTACTTCCAGCCCAGGTGAATGTTCCAGCTCCTAGCTAAGAACTAACCTTTAATCTCCACTCTACCTTTTGGCCTCTGATCTGCCCCATACTCCTGGTCCTTGAGTGCTGGCCCACTGTCTTGGTGGAAGTTCCCTCTTAGCCACCAGACAAGGGCCTGGCCCGTTCCTGGACTTAGCCTCTTGTCTCTGACCCTTTCTCTCAAGGATATCTCTGGGTGTTTTTGGAAGCCCTAAAAACCAAACCTGCCTCCTTAGACCTAGCCTGCCCCATGACCACCATAATGATCCTACCTCTGTGCCCCCTGACCCCAGGTGCTGGCGCTCGGAGGCTTGTGAAGGCGTCATCTACAGGCACTGAGTCCTCTGATGACTTTGAGGAGCGAGACCCTGGTAAGACTCAACATATGTGGGCAGGTGGATTCACAGGGACAAGTGGGTGCGTCTGACAGCCCTGACCTCCCTCCTTGCAGATCTGGGGGATGGGATGGAGAACGGACTAGGCAGCCCCTTCAGGAAGTGGACActgtccacagccgctcagacccaccGGCTACGGCGGCTGCGTGGCCCAGCCAAGTGCAGAGAATGTGAAGCCTTCATGGTCAGCGGGACAGAGTGTGAAGAGGTGTGGCCTGCACTGGAGACCTAATGACCTCTGCTGACTTCCACCAAACACACTGACCCAGATCCCTGCAGCCTTTTGCTCTAGGGCCTGCCTTTGTCTGATGACCTCTCTCAATCTTGATGTTTGTttatctatcgtgtgtgtgtgtgtgtgtgtgtgtgtgtgtgtgtgtgtgtgtgtgtgtgtgtgtgtgaagggccaTGGTCTGTGTGTGAAGTCTCCTCCtgcatgtgagtcctggggattgtcgccatcaggcttggctgcaagcacctttaactgctggaccatctcacTGGTCAGGTCTAACATCTCTTAGCACTCTCCACTCCCTGGCTTTCTTGATGATCTTCTCATCCCTGCTGACCTGCTGACCTTCTTGACCCCAGCTCACTCCTAACCCTGTGACCTTGCCCCCAGTGCCTTTTGACCTGTCACAAGCGCTGCCTGGAGACCCTCCTCATCCTCTGTGGACATCGGCGGCTTCCAGCCCGGATGCCTCTCTTTGGGGTTGACTTCCTACAACTCCCCAGAGATTTCCCCGAGGAGGTGCCCTTTGTGATTACCCGATGCACAGCTGAGATAGAGCACCGCGCCCTGGGCCTACAGGTAGGCGCCATCTTCATTCTGGATTGTCGCCACGAGTGATGTGTGCCCACTGACGGCCAGACCACAAACGAGGTGTCCCTTACTCCGCAGGGTATCTACCGGGTCAGTGGGTCCCGAGTGCGTGTGGAACGGCTCTGCCAGGCCTTCGAGAACGGCCGAGCACTGGTTGAACTGTCCGGAAACTCTCCTCACGATATCACCAGTGTCCTCAAGCGATTTCTTCAGGAGGTAGGTGGCTCCAGGCCTGAGGTGGTGGGCAGGAGCCATGCAGCCTCTGGCTCAGGACCCTCATCAGCCCTCCCACACTCCTGTCCCCACCAGCTCACTGACCCCGTGGTCCCCTTCCACTTCTACGACGCCTTCATCTCTCTGGCAAAGACCCTGCATGCAGACCCTGGGGACAGCCCTGggacccccagccccagccctgaggTTATCCGCTCGCTGAAGACCCTCCTGGGGCGGCTGCCCGACTCTAACTACAGCACCCTGCGGCACCTGGTGGCCCATCTGTTCAGGTGTGCATGGGTCCCTAAGCTTTGAATCATGGCCCTTTCCCTAGACACATAACTGCTTACCTGTGTGGCTCCTATTAACCTCTAACCTTTAATATTTCTTCTGAGCTCAGAaccctgtatacccacacctaacCCTGATACTATCCATGTGAACTAACTAGTCTAAAACAGTGACCAAAGACTACTTCCTGTGGCCTGGCCAAGTCACCAGGCTAGCCCACAGGTCCTACCCTTCTCCTCCAACTCCCTGCTTGACCCTTCTCCCCACACCATCCTCAGGGTGGCAGCTCGGTTTGAAGAAAACAAGATGTCTGCCAACAACTTGGGGATTGTGTTTGGGCCTACGCTGCTGCGGCCACCAGATGGACCCAGGGCCCCCAGTGCCAGTCCCATGGCCTGTCTGCTGGACTCCAGTCACCAGGCTCAGCTTGTTGAGTTCCTCGTTGTGCACTATGAGCAGATCTTTGGAATGGATGAgctccctctggcctctgagccCCTGACCCAAGACCCTGGCCTGGCTCTTGCGCCCCTCGAacccagtccccagcacccagcccCACTTGCCCAAGACCCACAGCCCCTGACCATAGCCTCAGACTCCAGCCCAGACCCCGAACACCACAGTGCCCCGGAGCAGCGTCCCGAGGTCACACCTCCTGAGGTAGGATGTGGGAAGGGCCTTGTCTGTGTTTAACTCCTTTTCTTTTGCACAACTGGATACTGAATCCAGGGCCTGGTGTGTGTTAGGTGTGTGCTTACCACTAAGTCACACTCCCAGCtctctttacttttatttcttttgcattttttaaaagcatctattgggagagagagagagagagagagagagagagagagagagagagagagagagagagggagagggagagggagagggagagggagagggagagggagagggagagggagagggagagggagagagagagagagagagagaggatgtagGCACACACAAGTCATGGCGTGAGCATgaaggccagaggccagcctgccctTCTCTTCtatcacgtgggtcctggggacggAATTCAGGTTCTTAAACtgacagcaagtacctttaacATTGAAACATCTCCCTAGCCCAAatttcttttattacattttatttatttattgtggaggTGGGGGTCTCATGGAAGTCAGAGAAAACTtaggagagtcagttctcttctagcATGTAGGTCCTGGAAATCGGAATTGCCAAgcttggtggcagatgcctttacctCTTCAACCTCCTTTAGTTtgccagattggccttgaactcatgctgCAAGCCAAGGTGACCTTGAGTTTAATTACAcacttgccttttttttaaatgtgcattggtgtttttgtctgcacgtatgtctgtgagggtgtcagatcccctggaactggagttatagacagttgtgagctgccatgtggttgctgggaattgaactcggatccttggaaatgctcttaactactgagccatctctccagccctaacacaCTTGCCTTttcatttatattgttttatttgattttgaggtagggtcttattAGGCTGGGtcatggtggcacgcacctttaatcccagcatttggcaggcaatctctgagttcaaggccagcctggtctacagagtgagtttccaggatagtcaggactgttacatagagaaactctgtctcaaaaaacaaagaaagaaagagagagaagtggaaggaaggaagggaggaaggaagaaaggaagaaggaaggaagaaggaaggaaacttaTTGACTtagtgtgtagaggtcagaggacaagtttcagAGCCAGCCTCTTTCCCGCCTCGTTTCTGCAGTGCTTTGTACTTCAGGCTGACCAGCGggtgcctcccatctcaccagaGAAGAACTGGGGTTATGGGTGTTCACCCCAAATCcagcttttttaaaagatgtatttatgtatttagtggGAGGGGCACATGGGCGTAGGTCAGAAGAAGACTTGCAGGAaccagttctttccttcttccaagtagggtctggagatcaaactcaccATCAGGTCTGGTGGCGGTTGCCTTCACCCAGAGCCACCTTGCCAGTCATGTGTCGGTGTTTGGTTTTGTGATTGTTGACCAGGATGGCTCAGttagtgcttttacccactgacccatttcACCTCCCCCTTTAAAATTTCTTCCTCTCACTCCAGTCTGACTCGTACCGCTGCAGAGGTAAACGCGGGTAGTGGACCAAATGgctgggccagctctgctgtCCAGCACAGTCAGCACCAGCCATTTCAAATCTGCCAGTGAAATAGATAGGTATTCAAAGACCTCCTCTTGGTGTCTGATCCAAGAGgaaaaagaccaaaaataaatatgcaaCATTACATGGTCCTGTGCAGAAAAGAGGATGGAATAAGGGATGCCCCAAGGTGAGGTCTAGAGGACTTTGTAGCAGGGAATATACTATGGGCAAGTCTTATGGAAAGGTGGATTTGAGCAAAGACTAGCGTGGCATGGGGGTGGAAAGAGGCATGGGAAAATCTGGGGAAGGGTGTACCCGGCAGTGGGAACAGCGGGTGCAAAGGCCTTGGGGTGGGAGCATGCATGCTGTGTGCAGTCCTGTACTGTAATGaggagggaaacaggaaggaagcaaggaccAGGCTGCAAATGAATCTCAGTGGCAAAGTGCTCGTCTGGCGTGTGTGCGGTtagggtttggttcctagcactggAAAAGAAGGTTAGCCAGATGGCTCTGCTAGCTGCCATGAGCACTAGAGTGTGAGCAACAGACGAGCACTGGCTGTGTACAGACTGTGTATTGAGACAAGGTCACCCGCTGAACTTGCAGCGAACTATGTCAGCAGGGCTGGCACGCCCATGAGCTCCCAGCCATGCTGACCTCTTACAAGGACTGGTTCAGACTTGCGTCCCcacgcttgcacagcaaactCTCCGATCCGCTGAGCCACCCCCACAGACCCCGAAACGGGGTTACTGTGGGGGTCACATTCTGGGTTTCTTCCTTCAGACTGCAACTCTgcagagggagcagaaggaggagaaggaggtggagagCACCAGAGATGGGGCAGGGGAAGGTGAGTGTCCTGGGGGCTCTCTCTTTGCCCCAGGGTTGCTTGGCTGACAGGTCACTCCTGGGGGTACCTTGTGAGAACTTGGGCATGCTCAGCATTCATCACTCCACAGGGTCCACCCACAACCCTGAGGACTCGCTCCTGGGAACGCAATCGCGGGGCCACTTCAGCCGCCAGCCAGTGAAGTATTCCCGGGGAGGTGTACGACCAGTCACTCATCAACTGTCCAGCTTGGCTCTGGTAGCTTCCAAGCTGTGTGAGGAGACTCCTGTCACTGTCTCAACAGTGCACAGAGGTAGTTTGAGGGGACGAAGCCTGggccctgctgctgcctcccctgATGGCAGCCCCCTGCGCCGGAACCCTCTGCCTAAGCACTTTGAGATCACCCAGGAGACAGCCCGGCTGCTCTCCAAGCTGGACAGTGAGTCTGTGTCCAGGACCTCTTGTTGTGCTGATGCTGAGCCTGAGGAATCTGAGGAGCATCTCTGATCACCTACCATCCTGTGGGACCCAGGACTGAGTTGACGGcactatctatctacctacctgccCCACCTGGTGACCAAACCAAGTCagtggggtgtggggagagacGAGGTTACCAGAGTTGAGTAAGGAAGACCACCCATCTTGGGGAAATCCTAAAACACTTGGTTGCTGTTTCAACATCGCCCTGCCAGAAGAGGTGCACAGGTGATTCCGGATCAATACTCAATGGTCAATACAGGTCCAAAGGTCCTTGGGGTCTACTCCAGTCTCTGACCTCTGAGACAGATGTCTGACTGCTTTGATCATCATGGCTCCTGGCCCTGCTGCCTCCTTGACAGATTCCGAGTGAATGGGTGGGTGCAGTTCAGCCCTGTCACCTTCTGTTAGGTctgtcagtgttttgtttttgttttgagacactgcctcatgtagctctggctggtctggaactccctatgttaACCAGATTGTtatagaactcacagaaatactctgcctcccaagtgctggccaAGTCAGGATTCTTACAACAAACTGTATCCTGCCGCGGTGAGACGGCTGAGCAAACGGTGCTTGCTGCAAAACCTCACCCATCTCAGCTGCATCTTCCAgtcccacgtggtggaaggagggagccaaTTACTGCAAAAtgtctgacctctacacataaacaggcacatgcacaaataaaattaaattttaatttaaaaaaagtccactgttcagtggtggtgcacgcctttaattccagcactcaggaggcagaggcaggaggatctctgagttcaaggccagcctggtctgtagagtgagttccagaacagccagaaccacagagaaactctgtctcgaaaaataaaaaataaaaaaaatcctgttatGTTCTTGCACATCTGTCTTTGTCGGGAAGGCTGACAAAGATGAGGTCACCAGTAGGAGCAGTGTCTTTTACCCTTTATTACTGACCTGATGAGCCAAGGCTTCTGAAAACCACCCTCTGAAACCCACAGGCTCAGGGCCTGGAGCCCCAGATGAGTCACTCAGGCCCTGCCAGAGAGCTCTGTGTCCCTGATCCGGTTCTACATAATCAAATACAACCCGGTGCAGATAATCGAGACAATGGGGCTGTGTGCTACGGACgggggaggccaggagaggaggcTGCAGGCCAGAGCCAGTGGCAGGCTGAGGGGAGACCACGGGGAGCCAGGGTGGCCCACAGGGTCTGGGTCGCTTGCTGGTGTCACGGCAGTAGCAGGGCGGGGGTCCAGCCGCCAGCTTGACCACGGCAGGGCGGGGGTCCGGCCGCCAGCTTGACCACGGCAGGGCGGGGCTTGCAGCTCGGTAGAGGATTGGACAGGAGCAGGGGGGCGCCCCAGAGGCCACCGCTGCGGATCTTTCCAGCTGCCAGGTGACTCAGCCCCAAAGGCGCGAAAGGGCAAGCACGTGAGGTGCGCGGGAGACGTAGTAGAAGGGGTGTCCCACGTGGGAAAACGGGGCTGTAGGGAGGAGGTGGGACTGCCGCCGTTTCAGAAGACCGTACTTCCGACGTGGGGGTGGTACGCTCTAGGGGGCGGGACACCCCCCAGGGGCCAAGAGCTGGGGCAGGTAGGGGCGTGGCCTTAGGGCCCGCCTCTCCCGCCTCCTCGGCCTGGGGCTCCAAGCACACCGGACGCAGCTGCGCAACCGCCCCACAGCACGGCCATGGGTCTTAGTCCTGTCTCGACCCCCCGCGAGCCCGCCCCATCTGCCGCTTGACTAGAGGCCCAGGTAAGATGAGCACCAACCGGACCAGGGTGGGTGCAGGCTTCCAGGGAGAGCGAGGCGCGCCTTCTCCACAGCCCTTCTCTAGCCTAGAGTTGTCTGCAACACCCTCTTTTGTCCCGGAGGCCTCTTGGTCCTCCGTCCCACCGCGAAATGGCCAGCTTCCAGAGCTCTTGAACGGAATCCTGCCTGTAACTCAACTTCTGGGGCGGTTTGTCTACTCTGCTGACTTTAAGTCACCTCTGTGCCTTGGCACTGCCCTCCGGGTGCTGACTAGGAACCTGGCTCTGGTGTGCACACGCCCCCTGGCCTCTGCACCGTGCAAGGACCCTGGCCCCAGTGTGATCTTCAAGCTGGCCCTGCGGCTCACACCGCCTGTGCTGCCCGGGCCAACCCTCCCACACCCCTCGGAAACCACAGGTGTCCAATCTGGCCGCAGACCGGTGGCACGAGGCCCTGAATTGCATTGTAGATACATTGGCTGTGGATTCTTccgattttaaaaaagaaagaaagaaagaaagaaagaaaaaaacacccaaaaacaaacagaaaatcccGCTGATGagagatcttttttaaaattgtcatGGCAGCAttcagcagaggcaagcagatctctgtgattttgaggccagcctggtctcacagggagttctaggccagatgggatacatagtgagaccctgctttaTGAGTAGATAAACAGAGCTTGTGAATTTTAGGTCACTCTGGCTCTCACCACAGACACCTTGCTCAGAGGGCCTCTGAGTCTGTGGGTTGCACTCACCCaatcttgattctttttttttttttttttttttttggtttttttggtttttttcgagacagggtttctctatgtagctttgcacctttcctggaactcactctgtagcccaggctggcctcaaactcacagaaatccacctggctctgcctcccgagtgctgggattaaaggcgtgcgccaccatcgcccggccaatCTTGATTCTTGCCTCTGACCACTGCCTGTTCATGCCTCCCTTGACTTCTCTCTTTCCATACCCACAGGTGGTCATCATGGGTCAGTGCTACTACAACGAGACCATCGGCTTTTTCTATAATAACAGTGGCAAGGAGCTCAGCCTTCGTTGGCGCCCCaaggatgtggtggtggtggctctggGGCTGACGGTCAGTGTGCTGGTGCTGCTCACCAATCTGCTGGTTATCGCAGCCATCGCCTCCAATCGACGCTTCCACCAGCCCATATACTACCTGCTCGGCAACTTGGCTGCCGCGGACCTCTTCGCTGGCATGGCCTACCTCTTCCTCATGTTCCATACTGGCCCACGAACCGCCAGGCTCTCCATCAAAGGCTGGTTCCTGCGACAGGGCCTTCTGGACACCAGCCTGACGGCATCGGTGGCCACACTGCTGGCCATCGCTGTGGAGCGGCACCGTAGTGTGATGGCTGTACAGCTACACAGCCGCCTGCCCCGCGGCCGAGTGGTCACACTCattgtgggtgtgtgggtggctgCCCTGGGCCTGGGGTTGCTGCCGGCACACTTCTGGCACTGCCTCTGTGACTTGGACAGTTGCTCACGAATGGTGCCCCTGTTCAGCCGCTCCTACCTGGCCGCGTGGGCCCTGTCCAGCCTGCTTGTCTTCCTGCTCATGGTAGCCGTCTACACACGCATTTTCTTCTACGTGCGTAGACGGGTGGAACGCATGGCGGAGCATGTCAGCTGCTATCCCCGCTACCGAGAGACGACACTCAGCCTAGTCAAGACTGTTGTCATCATCCTGGGTGAGTGGTGCTCTGAAGCAGCTCCAGGGACCCTACCTCCATAGGACCCTGGGAAGCTGGGGTTGATACTGCAGGAAGGGAGGGGACATTCTCCAGGGAGATGGCCTTCAATGtaggggaaaggaaaagaggacaAAAGATGAACAGCCAGTGGCAGGACCAGGCAAAGCCTCCAAAGAGGAATAGATGCCCCTTCAGCCAGCCTACACAgaggtgtttggttttgttctttgagacagggtctctctacatagccctggctatcctagaactcactctgtagaccaggctggcctcaaactcacacagatctgcctgtctctgcctcctgagtgctgacattaaaaatgtgcaccaccacaccagacttttttttttttttctggttttttgagacagggtttctctgtgtagctttggaacctgtctgggaactcactctgtagaccaggctggcctcaaactcacagagatccacctgcctctctgcctcccgagtgctgggattaaaggtgttcaccaccaccacctgcctggtTATTTTTTTAGTGCATGGTTTCATGGATTCCAGGCTGACTTTAACTCTATATGTAGCTAAGGCAGGCCCTGAAGCCCTCcttgaccctcctgtctctatttCCCTGGGTTGatgggcgtgtgccaccacacctggctcccctTTGgagtttaattattatttttggagGTTAGAAAATGGCTCCGTGATTACgagcactttctgttcttccagagggcccaagttcaattcccaatacccacattagacagctcataaccacctgcaactctagctccaggagatctgatgcccttttctagccTTCAGGACAGTACCCACATGCATCTGGCTTACACacgtacataaaataattttttttttttgagacagggtttctctgtgtagctttggagcctgtcctggaactcactctgtagcccaggctggactcaaactcacagagatccacctgcttctgcctcccgagtgttgggattaaaggtgtgtaccaccaccacccgaaaataaaataaatttttttgttgtttattttgtgtatgtgtgcacagatTAGTGTACACATGCACTTcagtgtggaggtctgaggacaacgtCTGGGAAttagttttcttcttcctcc
It includes:
- the Gmip gene encoding GEM-interacting protein, whose protein sequence is MHKSTEGTPGPLRLSYGEPGMSTGSRSEVRWRLPGGACHLGAWQGWGGAIALGQRRQEIGAGPGRRAALSLSALLRVHHPTPCPRAAMDATETELTPAPEGRRRYSDIFQSLDNLEISLGNVAFDPPAGDLVLREDLEPEKTATGTVVNEESSEASCWSDPSPEGPGPLTEEELDLRLVRTKGGVDAALEYAKTWSRYAKELLAWTDKRASYELEFAKSVMKIAEAGKVAILQQSQMPLQYIYTLFLEHDLSLGSLAVETLAQQKRDYHQPLAAKRMEIEKWRKEFKEQWLKEQKRMNEAVQALRRAQLQYTQRREDLWARSQGSPEDPAPQASPGSSKQQERRRRSREEAQAKAQEAEALYQACVREANARQQDLETTKQRIVSHVRKLVLQGDEVLRRVTMGLFELRGAQAERGPRAFSALAECCAPFEPGQRYQEFVRALQPGAPPPPSPAFCFQEFTPVVHSSPQDTKKKLSGPPHARLEEGSSEPGPWDDTSSQGMPGPTPGSDVDSVGGGHESQSLDSPTSSPGAGARRLVKASSTGTESSDDFEERDPDLGDGMENGLGSPFRKWTLSTAAQTHRLRRLRGPAKCRECEAFMVSGTECEECLLTCHKRCLETLLILCGHRRLPARMPLFGVDFLQLPRDFPEEVPFVITRCTAEIEHRALGLQGIYRVSGSRVRVERLCQAFENGRALVELSGNSPHDITSVLKRFLQELTDPVVPFHFYDAFISLAKTLHADPGDSPGTPSPSPEVIRSLKTLLGRLPDSNYSTLRHLVAHLFRVAARFEENKMSANNLGIVFGPTLLRPPDGPRAPSASPMACLLDSSHQAQLVEFLVVHYEQIFGMDELPLASEPLTQDPGLALAPLEPSPQHPAPLAQDPQPLTIASDSSPDPEHHSAPEQRPEVTPPETATLQREQKEEKEVESTRDGAGEGSTHNPEDSLLGTQSRGHFSRQPVKYSRGGVRPVTHQLSSLALVASKLCEETPVTVSTVHRGSLRGRSLGPAAASPDGSPLRRNPLPKHFEITQETARLLSKLDSESVSRTSCCADAEPEESEEHL
- the Lpar2 gene encoding lysophosphatidic acid receptor 2, which codes for MGQCYYNETIGFFYNNSGKELSLRWRPKDVVVVALGLTVSVLVLLTNLLVIAAIASNRRFHQPIYYLLGNLAAADLFAGMAYLFLMFHTGPRTARLSIKGWFLRQGLLDTSLTASVATLLAIAVERHRSVMAVQLHSRLPRGRVVTLIVGVWVAALGLGLLPAHFWHCLCDLDSCSRMVPLFSRSYLAAWALSSLLVFLLMVAVYTRIFFYVRRRVERMAEHVSCYPRYRETTLSLVKTVVIILGAFVVCWTPGQVVLLLDGLDCKSCNVLAVEKYFLLLAEANSLVNAVVYSCRDAEMRRTFRRLLCCMCFRWSNHKSARYSSSAQTGASTRIMLPENGHPLMDSTL